A section of the Cryobacterium soli genome encodes:
- a CDS encoding Ig-like domain-containing protein: MMRAWLAGHRSLAATVTGGAVVTALVATLAVVSGGYSAQKVDLGDAAVWVASETRQLVGRVNTEIAELNTVVPVESGTSTVVQSGGTVLVVDGGTGTLGILDPATATLADSVALPPGTPEVQLAGDLAAIWSDGDLWTTTPDTLADFDGTAAPALTLGGGTLFSLAPSGELFAFTPSTQTLVRIDPGHADAVAETTTLTAGDPDDAYQLSQVNGSWALLNTTTGTLLLPSGAIDLSEHLGADAESRLQDAAAGGDRVLIAHSAGLLAVPVGGGAATELLAGGAAAGTPARPAVSGRCAYAAWADGTAWQACGIGSPAGSTATLAGLSGDARLDYRQNGSRLLLNDSRNGTTWNVQDGNTVIDNWDDLIDPVSDRQVVTSAADDSPPEYEDTQAPPVAVDDEFGARPGRTVTLPVLLNDYDPNNDVLVIDTVSQPPASQGRVDLVAANQQLQLTLTAEATGVLTVDYTISDGRGGSDSARVTVTVHGPDENSPPQQQRPTRATVEAGGRVESQVLGDWVDPDGDPFYLTAATAIAPDTATATPQGLVVFTDGGDGGSGAQVGLTVSDGSLTGTGTLDVTVRPAGTVPLVADGFAVRATAGTEVTVSPLEHARGGAGPLRLGAVPARPDVTITADFAGGTFRFHSDTVGVHYLDYAVTDGVATATGIIRVDVAPAPDSPGRPITVPHTAFLRAQQPTVIDVLATDIDPAGGVLLVTGSSNQPAVSGLTVEILDQHLLRVTLTRPLPSGTTGFDYTVSNGLAEATGTVTVIEIPAAATRQPPVATPDTVSVRVGDTVDIPVLANDTHPDGDDLTLDPALTTPLPDGAGLLFASGRVLRYLAPLTAGNFTAVYRVNAPDGQFANAEVRISVRETDLASNNPPRPTTVTARVLAGDTVRIPIPRTGIDPDGDSVQLLGQETNPEKGAVISSDADSLSYRAGEYSAGTDTFTYAVIDALGARAVGTVRVGISPRPDGARNPVAVPDEVTVRPGSRVSVRVLGNDSDPYGGALTIAGVDGTGTGDTAAGTATVDGDLIVVKAPTIEGRFGFVYEIQNDRGGSSSAFLTVVVAANAPRAYPEAADTRLSLSEVLGRATVDVDVLARVFFAEGPARSLTLAVLPGNAGAGAASVTDTQRIRVTVAQTSQIIPFSATHPQDPGIVSYAFVWVPGTDDALPQLRAGAAKLVVASEATLSIDINDYVVAVGDAPVQLTDRNTVRATHANGADLTTGPRTLSFTSADQYFGPASISFEVTDGATPTDPAGRTATIVLPITVTPRENQPPSFDGALIDFEPGQEKVIDLARLTSYPYPDDRDELAFTVLDPQPTGFDYSLAGSLLTVRALEGTGKGSSSSVTIGVRDALATGKAGRIVLGVVASTRPLAVPVTDAAIAPRGRGTVIDVLANDGAANPFPAVPLRVVAVQGLNSAALPAGVSISPSADNSRLTVRVSGEALPTDTTLRYQVADATGDPDRYTWGLVRISVQDVPEPVTGLRATGFGDGRITVAFNPGAANNAPITGYQLSTVDAATGRNLGATSCASTSCTLSTPGNGQANAVRVGVTARNSIGDSSATTLAQTVWSDVIPAAPTGLTAAPLDGGLLLGWNVVAPTGGGTGIRGYQVSVAGAIQPEVSAAGALCDNTRCSLTVGGLQNGASVEYTVSARNDAYPALSSWNSSAAAGQPYGPAQAGGITATAADSTGAVTVVWDGFADRGDAIAGYFVQRISGDAVPTGAQACSVGAPAPGTVTAPRAGGTVLEQKSLPAGARSAVFDGLLADNGTYSFVVWGYNRAGCAATAVATVLVRPAPAAIDDVRGGMEQKDDVWDYHLTSVGPSAGVDHYDLRAGDGGGSVQTITTPNAWPRELLGLPFGSAVSFQLRACTVWGSCGPWSAATTAPEASVSFTVTGLDYDAAAGRFSWTGAPDNGALPAGFACAVAGSTATAAESSTTCTLPAPLPATGAVVLTVTVDGHSFDHTRPIPTKAITP; encoded by the coding sequence ATGATGCGCGCCTGGCTCGCCGGCCACCGGTCGCTCGCGGCGACCGTCACGGGCGGCGCCGTCGTGACCGCCCTCGTCGCGACCCTGGCCGTGGTCTCCGGCGGCTATTCCGCCCAGAAGGTCGACCTCGGCGACGCCGCGGTCTGGGTGGCCAGCGAGACCCGGCAGCTCGTGGGACGGGTCAACACCGAGATCGCCGAGCTGAACACCGTGGTGCCTGTCGAGTCCGGCACCAGCACTGTGGTGCAGAGCGGCGGCACCGTCCTCGTCGTGGACGGCGGCACCGGCACCCTCGGCATCCTCGACCCCGCCACGGCGACCCTGGCCGACAGCGTGGCCCTGCCGCCGGGTACCCCCGAGGTGCAGCTGGCCGGCGACCTCGCCGCGATCTGGTCCGACGGCGACCTGTGGACCACCACACCCGACACGCTGGCGGACTTCGACGGCACGGCGGCACCCGCTCTCACGCTCGGCGGCGGCACCCTGTTCAGCCTCGCGCCCTCCGGTGAGCTGTTCGCGTTCACTCCCTCCACGCAGACCCTCGTGCGCATCGACCCCGGCCACGCCGACGCCGTGGCCGAGACGACCACGCTCACCGCGGGCGACCCCGACGACGCCTACCAGCTCAGCCAGGTGAACGGCAGCTGGGCCCTGCTCAACACGACGACGGGTACCCTGCTGCTGCCCAGCGGCGCCATCGACCTCTCCGAACACCTCGGCGCGGATGCCGAGTCCCGGCTGCAGGACGCGGCCGCCGGCGGCGACCGGGTGCTCATCGCCCACAGCGCGGGCCTCCTCGCCGTGCCGGTGGGCGGCGGGGCGGCCACGGAACTCCTCGCCGGCGGCGCCGCGGCGGGCACCCCGGCCCGACCCGCCGTCTCCGGGCGGTGCGCCTATGCGGCCTGGGCCGACGGCACAGCCTGGCAGGCCTGCGGCATCGGGTCCCCGGCCGGCAGCACGGCCACCCTCGCCGGACTCAGCGGCGACGCGCGCCTGGACTACCGGCAGAACGGCAGCCGGCTGCTGCTGAACGACTCCCGCAACGGCACCACCTGGAACGTCCAGGACGGCAACACCGTCATCGACAACTGGGACGACCTGATCGACCCGGTCTCCGACCGGCAGGTCGTGACGTCAGCCGCCGACGACAGCCCGCCGGAGTACGAGGACACCCAGGCGCCTCCCGTGGCCGTCGACGACGAGTTCGGCGCCCGCCCGGGCCGCACCGTCACCCTTCCGGTGCTGCTGAACGACTACGACCCCAACAACGACGTGCTCGTGATCGACACCGTCAGCCAACCACCGGCGAGCCAGGGCCGGGTGGACCTCGTCGCCGCCAACCAGCAACTCCAGCTCACCCTCACGGCCGAAGCAACCGGCGTCCTCACCGTCGACTACACGATCAGCGACGGACGCGGTGGCAGCGACTCCGCCCGGGTGACCGTGACGGTGCACGGCCCCGACGAGAACTCGCCGCCGCAGCAGCAACGCCCGACCCGCGCAACGGTCGAGGCCGGCGGCCGGGTCGAAAGCCAGGTGCTCGGCGACTGGGTCGACCCGGACGGCGATCCTTTCTATCTCACCGCCGCCACCGCCATCGCCCCGGACACCGCCACCGCCACCCCGCAGGGACTCGTGGTGTTCACCGACGGGGGCGACGGGGGCAGCGGGGCGCAGGTCGGCCTGACCGTGTCCGACGGCAGTCTCACCGGCACGGGCACCCTCGACGTGACCGTTCGCCCCGCCGGCACGGTTCCGCTCGTCGCCGACGGCTTCGCCGTGCGCGCCACCGCGGGAACCGAGGTGACGGTGTCCCCGCTCGAGCATGCCCGCGGCGGGGCGGGACCCTTGCGGCTCGGTGCCGTGCCGGCCCGGCCCGACGTCACCATCACCGCCGACTTCGCCGGCGGCACCTTCCGTTTCCACAGCGACACGGTGGGGGTGCACTACCTCGACTACGCCGTGACCGACGGGGTGGCCACGGCCACCGGCATCATCCGGGTGGATGTGGCCCCCGCGCCGGACAGTCCTGGGCGGCCCATCACGGTGCCGCACACGGCCTTCCTCCGCGCCCAGCAGCCCACCGTGATCGACGTGCTGGCGACCGACATCGACCCGGCCGGGGGAGTGCTCCTGGTCACCGGGAGCAGCAACCAGCCGGCAGTCAGCGGTCTGACCGTCGAGATCCTCGACCAACACCTGCTGCGCGTCACCCTGACCCGGCCGTTGCCCTCCGGCACGACGGGCTTCGACTACACGGTGAGCAACGGCCTGGCGGAAGCCACCGGCACGGTCACGGTGATCGAGATTCCGGCGGCCGCCACCCGGCAGCCGCCCGTGGCGACCCCGGACACCGTCTCGGTGCGGGTGGGCGACACCGTCGACATCCCGGTGCTCGCCAACGACACGCATCCGGATGGCGATGACCTCACCCTCGACCCCGCACTGACCACCCCGCTGCCCGATGGCGCCGGGCTGCTCTTCGCGTCCGGCCGGGTGCTGCGCTACCTGGCGCCGCTGACCGCGGGCAACTTCACCGCGGTCTACCGGGTGAACGCGCCGGACGGCCAGTTCGCCAACGCCGAGGTGCGCATCTCCGTCCGTGAAACCGACCTCGCCAGCAACAACCCGCCGCGGCCCACCACGGTGACCGCCAGGGTTCTCGCCGGCGACACGGTGCGCATCCCCATCCCGCGCACCGGCATCGACCCGGACGGCGACTCCGTGCAGCTGCTCGGCCAGGAGACCAACCCGGAGAAGGGTGCCGTCATCTCCTCCGACGCTGACTCGCTCAGCTACCGCGCCGGGGAGTACTCGGCCGGAACCGACACCTTCACCTACGCCGTCATCGACGCCCTCGGCGCCCGCGCCGTCGGAACCGTGCGGGTGGGCATCAGCCCACGCCCGGACGGCGCCCGCAACCCGGTGGCCGTACCCGACGAGGTCACGGTGCGGCCCGGCTCCCGGGTCTCCGTGCGGGTGCTCGGCAACGACTCCGACCCCTACGGCGGCGCGCTGACGATCGCGGGCGTCGACGGGACCGGCACCGGAGACACCGCGGCCGGCACCGCGACCGTCGACGGCGACCTCATCGTGGTGAAGGCCCCGACGATCGAGGGCCGGTTCGGTTTCGTCTACGAGATCCAGAACGACCGCGGCGGCTCAAGCTCGGCGTTCCTCACCGTCGTCGTGGCCGCGAATGCCCCACGCGCCTACCCGGAGGCCGCCGACACGAGGCTCAGCCTGTCGGAGGTGCTCGGCCGTGCCACCGTGGACGTCGACGTGCTGGCCCGGGTGTTCTTCGCGGAGGGTCCTGCGCGCTCGCTGACCCTGGCGGTGCTGCCCGGCAATGCGGGGGCCGGAGCGGCGAGCGTCACCGACACCCAGCGCATCCGGGTCACGGTGGCACAGACCAGCCAGATCATCCCGTTCAGCGCCACCCACCCGCAGGACCCCGGGATCGTGTCCTACGCGTTCGTCTGGGTGCCCGGCACCGATGACGCCCTCCCGCAGCTGCGCGCCGGCGCGGCCAAGCTCGTCGTGGCCAGCGAGGCGACGCTGAGCATCGACATCAACGACTACGTCGTCGCCGTGGGGGATGCGCCCGTGCAGCTCACCGACCGCAACACCGTGCGCGCCACCCACGCGAACGGCGCCGACCTCACCACCGGCCCCCGCACCCTCAGCTTCACCAGCGCCGACCAGTACTTCGGCCCGGCCTCGATCTCCTTCGAGGTGACCGACGGCGCCACCCCCACCGACCCGGCCGGCCGCACCGCCACGATCGTGCTGCCCATCACGGTGACCCCGCGGGAGAACCAACCGCCCTCCTTCGACGGCGCCCTGATCGACTTCGAACCCGGCCAGGAGAAGGTCATCGACCTGGCCCGGCTCACCTCCTACCCCTACCCGGACGACCGGGACGAGCTCGCCTTCACCGTGCTCGACCCGCAGCCCACCGGTTTCGACTACTCGCTGGCCGGCAGCCTGCTCACCGTGCGAGCCCTCGAGGGCACCGGCAAGGGCAGCAGCAGCTCGGTCACCATCGGGGTGCGCGACGCCCTGGCGACGGGCAAGGCCGGCCGGATCGTGCTCGGCGTCGTGGCGTCGACCCGGCCCCTGGCCGTGCCCGTGACCGATGCGGCGATCGCGCCGCGCGGGCGCGGCACCGTCATCGACGTGCTCGCCAACGACGGCGCTGCGAACCCCTTCCCCGCCGTGCCGCTGCGGGTCGTCGCGGTGCAGGGCCTGAATTCCGCCGCTCTGCCGGCCGGGGTGTCGATCAGCCCGAGCGCCGACAACAGCCGGCTCACCGTGCGGGTGTCCGGCGAGGCCCTGCCCACCGACACCACCCTGCGATACCAGGTGGCCGACGCCACCGGCGACCCCGACCGCTACACCTGGGGTCTGGTGCGGATCTCCGTGCAGGACGTGCCAGAGCCCGTCACGGGGCTCCGCGCCACGGGCTTCGGCGACGGCAGGATCACGGTGGCCTTCAACCCCGGCGCCGCGAACAACGCCCCCATCACGGGCTACCAGCTGAGCACCGTCGACGCCGCCACCGGCCGAAACCTCGGTGCCACCTCCTGCGCCTCGACCTCCTGCACGCTGAGCACCCCGGGCAACGGCCAGGCCAACGCCGTGCGGGTCGGCGTCACCGCCCGCAACAGCATCGGCGACTCGTCCGCCACAACGCTGGCCCAGACGGTGTGGTCCGACGTGATCCCGGCCGCGCCGACCGGGCTCACTGCGGCGCCCCTGGACGGCGGCCTGCTGCTCGGCTGGAACGTGGTCGCGCCGACAGGCGGGGGCACCGGCATCCGCGGCTACCAGGTGAGCGTCGCCGGCGCGATCCAGCCCGAGGTGAGCGCGGCCGGCGCGCTCTGCGACAACACCCGGTGCTCCCTCACAGTGGGTGGCCTGCAGAACGGAGCCAGCGTCGAGTACACCGTCAGCGCCCGGAACGACGCTTACCCGGCGCTGTCCAGCTGGAACAGCAGCGCCGCCGCCGGGCAGCCGTACGGTCCAGCGCAGGCGGGCGGCATCACCGCCACCGCCGCCGACAGCACGGGCGCCGTGACCGTGGTCTGGGACGGTTTCGCCGACCGCGGCGACGCCATCGCCGGGTACTTCGTGCAGCGCATCAGCGGCGACGCCGTACCCACGGGCGCGCAGGCCTGCTCGGTCGGAGCCCCGGCCCCCGGCACCGTGACCGCCCCACGCGCCGGCGGCACCGTGCTGGAGCAGAAGAGCCTGCCGGCCGGGGCGCGCAGCGCCGTGTTCGACGGGCTGCTGGCCGACAACGGCACCTATTCGTTCGTGGTGTGGGGCTACAACCGGGCCGGCTGCGCCGCGACCGCGGTGGCAACCGTGCTCGTGCGGCCGGCCCCCGCCGCGATCGACGATGTGCGCGGCGGTATGGAGCAGAAGGACGACGTGTGGGACTACCACCTCACCTCGGTGGGCCCGTCGGCGGGGGTCGACCATTACGACCTCCGCGCCGGCGACGGCGGTGGCTCGGTGCAGACCATCACGACGCCCAACGCCTGGCCCCGGGAACTGCTCGGCCTCCCGTTCGGCTCCGCCGTGTCGTTCCAGTTGCGTGCGTGCACGGTGTGGGGCAGCTGTGGGCCGTGGTCCGCCGCGACGACCGCGCCGGAGGCATCCGTGAGCTTCACCGTCACCGGGCTGGACTACGACGCGGCGGCGGGCCGGTTCTCCTGGACCGGAGCGCCCGACAACGGCGCCCTGCCGGCCGGTTTCGCCTGCGCCGTCGCCGGTTCGACGGCGACGGCCGCCGAGAGCAGCACGACCTGCACGCTGCCCGCCCCGCTTCCGGCCACCGGGGCAGTGGTGCTCACCGTCACCGTGGACGGCCACTCCTTCGACCACACCCGACCGATCCCGACGAAAGCGATCACACCATGA
- a CDS encoding serine/threonine-protein kinase, with translation MAGRLPSTPPALPGFSYLRLLGSGGFADVFLYEQNLPRRQVAVKVLLAEVVSDPVQRLFQAEANLMAQLSAHPSVLTVFQAGVSADGRPYLVMEYCSSALDERYRSGRLPVSELLRIGVTISSAVETAHRAGVLHRDIKPSNILITAYGHPVLADFGIAATLGEVEAADQVGLSIPWSAPEVLLEDCAGSVAAEVWSLGATLYTLLAGRSPFELPGDQNSPAQLISRIGKAALPAIGRADVPPRLELLLARALSKRSERRPASALEFARELQAVEAELGLPQTPLELASAEWEAHVAGDAVDQTRITALVGVAARPERRRRREPGPRPAPAAVAVVPRRPRRLIVAGITSGLLATGVIAGVLLIAPLLTPPAASTGTTGIPRVSDVAGSSSAGTVVFSWADPGTLPDDSYLVRLGTGETSLQRGTEFTVQTDTVQTDQTQTAAGQTEPVCVTVSVNRDGRTGAASTEKCVDPGAFDR, from the coding sequence ATGGCAGGACGACTGCCGTCGACGCCCCCGGCCCTGCCGGGATTCTCCTATCTGCGTCTGCTGGGTTCCGGCGGATTCGCCGATGTGTTCCTGTACGAACAGAACCTGCCGCGCCGCCAGGTTGCCGTGAAGGTGCTCCTCGCCGAGGTCGTGAGCGACCCGGTGCAGCGCCTGTTCCAGGCCGAGGCGAACCTGATGGCGCAGCTGTCCGCGCATCCGTCCGTGCTCACGGTCTTCCAGGCCGGGGTGTCGGCAGACGGCCGCCCCTACCTGGTGATGGAGTACTGCTCCAGCGCCCTCGACGAACGGTACCGCTCCGGCCGGCTGCCCGTGTCCGAACTGCTCCGCATCGGCGTGACGATATCCAGCGCCGTGGAAACCGCCCACCGGGCCGGCGTGCTGCACCGCGACATCAAACCGTCGAACATCCTGATCACCGCGTACGGGCATCCGGTGCTGGCCGACTTCGGCATCGCGGCGACGCTGGGCGAGGTGGAGGCCGCCGACCAGGTGGGCCTCTCGATCCCCTGGTCGGCTCCCGAGGTGCTGCTCGAGGACTGTGCCGGTTCGGTCGCCGCGGAGGTCTGGTCGTTGGGCGCGACCCTGTACACCCTGCTGGCCGGCCGGTCACCGTTCGAGCTACCCGGCGACCAGAACAGCCCCGCCCAGCTGATCTCACGCATCGGCAAGGCGGCGCTGCCGGCCATCGGGCGGGCGGATGTTCCCCCGCGCCTCGAGCTGCTGCTGGCCAGGGCACTGTCCAAACGAAGCGAACGGCGGCCGGCGAGCGCGCTCGAATTCGCCCGGGAACTGCAAGCCGTGGAGGCCGAGCTCGGGCTCCCGCAGACCCCGCTCGAGCTCGCCAGCGCCGAGTGGGAGGCGCACGTGGCCGGCGATGCGGTCGACCAGACCCGCATCACCGCCCTCGTGGGCGTGGCCGCCCGTCCCGAGCGGCGCCGGCGCCGCGAGCCCGGCCCCCGCCCGGCCCCTGCTGCAGTGGCAGTCGTGCCCAGGCGGCCACGGCGACTGATCGTCGCGGGCATCACGAGCGGACTGCTCGCGACCGGAGTGATCGCCGGGGTCCTGCTCATCGCCCCGTTGCTCACCCCGCCGGCGGCGAGCACCGGCACGACCGGGATCCCCCGGGTGAGCGACGTGGCCGGCAGCAGCTCGGCCGGCACCGTGGTGTTCAGCTGGGCCGACCCAGGCACCCTGCCGGACGACAGCTACCTGGTGCGCCTGGGCACCGGCGAGACCAGCCTGCAGCGCGGCACCGAGTTCACCGTGCAGACCGACACCGTGCAGACCGACCAGACCCAAACCGCCGCCGGCCAGACCGAACCGGTCTGCGTCACCGTGAGCGTCAATCGGGACGGCCGCACCGGGGCCGCCAGCACCGAGAAATGCGTCGACCCCGGCGCGTTCGATCGATGA
- a CDS encoding PP2C family protein-serine/threonine phosphatase, translating to MTQIGQGSPSHTIALPAVKKSVTLAWSALTDVGHRREVNEDSLVTAWPVFAVADGMGGHSAGDVASKAVVTRLAELGGTPTTTAESLNQALALAVDDMKAGEGVTDLGTGTTVTGVALAIVSDAAQLIAFNIGDSRVYQLTSGVLEQVTIDHSVVQELVDAGRITREEADVHPHGNVITRAVGFHEPPVPDYRILPLHEGLRILVCSDGLTKELTAYGIRHFLMSNPNADDAVAALVTAALENGGRDNVTAIVLDVLAVDDITDDAPGA from the coding sequence GTGACCCAGATAGGTCAAGGCTCTCCCAGCCACACGATCGCGCTCCCCGCGGTGAAGAAATCAGTCACCCTGGCGTGGTCCGCGCTCACCGACGTCGGTCACCGCCGCGAGGTCAATGAAGACAGCCTGGTGACGGCGTGGCCCGTGTTCGCGGTCGCCGACGGCATGGGCGGCCACTCGGCCGGCGATGTCGCCAGCAAAGCCGTGGTCACCCGGCTCGCCGAACTCGGCGGTACCCCCACCACCACGGCGGAGTCGCTCAACCAGGCCCTCGCCCTGGCCGTGGACGACATGAAGGCCGGTGAGGGCGTCACCGACCTCGGCACCGGAACCACCGTCACCGGCGTGGCCCTGGCCATCGTCTCGGATGCCGCGCAACTCATCGCCTTCAATATCGGCGACTCCCGGGTCTACCAGCTCACCTCAGGGGTGCTTGAACAGGTGACCATCGACCACTCCGTGGTGCAGGAACTCGTAGACGCCGGCCGGATCACCCGCGAAGAAGCGGATGTGCATCCGCACGGCAACGTGATCACCCGCGCCGTCGGCTTCCACGAACCCCCCGTGCCGGACTACCGGATCCTCCCGCTGCACGAGGGCCTGCGCATCCTGGTCTGCTCCGACGGCCTCACCAAGGAACTCACGGCATACGGCATCCGGCACTTCCTGATGTCGAACCCGAACGCCGACGACGCCGTGGCGGCTCTCGTGACCGCCGCGCTCGAGAACGGCGGCCGCGACAACGTGACCGCGATCGTGCTCGACGTGCTGGCCGTGGACGACATCACCGACGACGCTCCGGGAGCCTGA
- a CDS encoding FHA domain-containing protein, with translation MQLGRVGGQTAPGESAEWTFVVGRGFLVVLPVGTPTPVVAALHGLAAQTIVPIEDLVALIPLGSPDDVDSFAVIVPGVRPESTPAPDGPPHDGIPVHALVRGAIAVDVFSIGGSRRFTDRNIRPWLLAEFQAVTGLVIGSPLAAVARSHQLGAGRVLGEGIDAGDTLFWSVAGRGAGAADTVLRPRRIVDDTVLLTRTGDPDERRAAAPLTGTGDEAETHDPTVGPTADRTVDSSADPAAAPTGPCGIRLATGREARLDRVYRIGRSPRTRRILAGEVLELVTVDSPNALVSASHLEIRQAGTAVVLTDLGSTNGTLVRFARGRTQRLRSGASLTVLPGTTVDIGEGNLIEILPAG, from the coding sequence GGACGGGTCGGGGGACAGACGGCGCCGGGGGAGAGTGCCGAGTGGACCTTCGTGGTCGGCCGCGGATTCCTGGTGGTGCTGCCCGTCGGCACGCCCACCCCTGTCGTCGCCGCCCTGCACGGTCTGGCCGCCCAGACAATTGTGCCGATCGAGGACCTGGTGGCCCTGATCCCGCTCGGCAGCCCGGACGACGTGGACTCGTTCGCGGTGATCGTGCCCGGTGTGCGGCCGGAGAGCACGCCGGCACCCGACGGGCCGCCGCACGACGGCATCCCCGTGCACGCCCTGGTGCGCGGCGCCATCGCCGTCGACGTCTTCTCCATCGGCGGGTCGCGCCGGTTCACCGATCGCAACATCCGGCCGTGGCTGTTGGCGGAGTTCCAGGCCGTGACCGGGCTCGTGATCGGCTCGCCACTGGCCGCGGTCGCCCGGTCACACCAGCTCGGCGCCGGACGGGTGCTCGGCGAGGGCATCGACGCCGGCGACACGCTGTTCTGGTCGGTCGCCGGCCGCGGCGCCGGGGCGGCGGACACCGTCTTGCGCCCCCGGAGGATCGTGGACGACACCGTGCTCCTCACGCGCACCGGCGACCCCGACGAACGACGGGCCGCCGCCCCCCTCACCGGCACCGGCGACGAGGCGGAGACGCACGACCCAACCGTCGGCCCAACCGCCGACCGAACCGTCGACAGCAGCGCCGATCCGGCTGCCGCGCCGACGGGACCCTGCGGCATCCGCCTGGCCACCGGCCGCGAGGCCAGGCTCGACCGGGTGTACCGGATCGGGCGGAGCCCACGCACCCGCCGCATCCTGGCCGGAGAGGTGCTCGAGCTGGTGACGGTGGACTCGCCGAACGCTCTCGTGTCGGCCAGCCACTTGGAAATCCGTCAGGCAGGCACCGCCGTGGTGCTCACCGATCTCGGCTCCACCAACGGCACTCTCGTACGATTCGCCCGCGGCCGCACCCAGAGACTCCGCTCCGGAGCCTCCCTCACGGTGCTGCCCGGTACGACGGTGGACATCGGGGAAGGTAACCTGATCGAGATACTGCCAGCGGGTTGA